Within Kineothrix sp. MB12-C1, the genomic segment GCAGGAAGCTTTCAATAACGATTCTCTCTACCAGATGCTTGTTTCTTATGTGGAGAAAAAGGGCTGTAAAAACGGTTATGCGATGTGGCCGATTCGAACAGCGGTATCCGGCAAACAGATGACGCCTGCCGGAGCGACGGAGATTATGGAGATTCTCGGGAAAGAGGAGTCCATCCGTCGGATTCAGAAAGGTATTGAGCTGTTAAAAGATGCTGGCAGCAAATGAAAATAAGGCGCAGACCTTAGCAATAGAGCACGCTTCCGGTCCCCTGCAAGTTCTTGCAGGGCCGGGGAGCGGCAAAACATATCTTACTATCCGTCGAATTCGTCATCTGATTCGGCATCATGGGATATCTCCCGATCATATTCTTGTGATTACATTTACAAAAGCAG encodes:
- a CDS encoding UvrD-helicase domain-containing protein, with the protein product MLAANENKAQTLAIEHASGPLQVLAGPGSGKTYLTIRRIRHLIRHHGISPDHILVITFTKAAAMEMKERFSALTQQAYPEVRFGTFHAIYYHILKQSAYSGLRIITPQGKAKLYQPYFA